The Lineus longissimus chromosome 2, tnLinLong1.2, whole genome shotgun sequence genome window below encodes:
- the LOC135483754 gene encoding UPF0235 protein C15orf40 homolog has translation MLKRCYLGVRTVVWNEQCLFHISNKLEMPKKQNNASKQSPKPPAQESQQDYPVSTKKDGSIEIKILAKPGARQNSITDISEDGVGVQIAAPPVDGEANTELIRYISKVLGLRKSDVTLDRGSKSRNKTIVVSSSSSTVEQVMMNLQKELEAMS, from the exons ATGCTGAAAAGGTGTTATCTTGGTGTAAGAACTGTCGTGTGGAATGAGCAGTGTCTCTTCCACATCAGCAATAAGTTAGAAATGCCAAAGAAACAAAATAACGCTTCAAAACAG TCTCCTAAACCACCTGCTCAAGAGTCGCAGCAGGACTATCCAGTTTCCACAAAAAAAGATGGCAGCATAGAAATAAAGATACTGGCCAAGCCTGGTGCAAGACAGAATTCAATTACAG ACATCAGTGAGGATGGTGTAGGTGTCCAGATAGCAGCGCCCCCTGTTGATGGAGAAGCAAATACAGAATTGATAAGATATATCTCAAAGGTGCTTGGTCTAAGGAAATCAGACGTGACATTAGATAGG GGTTCAAAATCACGGAATAAGACTATTGTGGTGTCGTCTTCCAGTTCAACAGTTGAACAGGTCATGATGAATCTACAAAAAGAGTTGGAAGCAATGTCATGA
- the LOC135482804 gene encoding perilipin-2-like isoform X1: protein MYRRDLKKKEMETNVVCRVTNYPIVSSALGQVTGFYEKTKDSNRLLKYTLETGESCLKTVSSSALPVVNKFEKPIESLNSVACDQLSKLEEKYPIITKPTDEVLEETKIVYDKNLKPSVDKVIGAAQYTVDTVNGVKKYGTEKVASATQYGVDTVNGVKDYTTTKITDVANYGIETVNHALETPYGQVVAQKLDTALTLAEQYTDKYLPEDETEPEAKGDELAKETGTEKASIARVTTLTNKVRQRMFTRAMKDFQNMQTRSKVTLDKLNFTVDLIQYAKTNIDSANQKVHDGFSGAQQMLKTTWDEINKEEDADQDTENTEEGKTLNRRAILVARHLTMKLKTGFNAAMETTHNLPDAARERLGEALKYSEELYESFKKVGHVDELSTMVLDQAKVKVTNIQETMAYLTDVAVNSWALSWLVPQFDLDKMQLDLMDDYVDEERIFGNGSPPMSPPTNMENE, encoded by the exons ATGTATCGACGTGacttgaagaaaaaagaaatggaGACTAACGTTGTCTGTCGCGTGACAAACTACCCTATTGTTTCATCGGCTCTAGGCCAGGTCACAGGGTTTTACGAGAAGACGAAGGATTCAAACAGGCTCTTGAAATATACACTTGAGACTGGTGAATCCTGTCTAAAGACTGTATCCAGTTCTGCCCTTCCTGTGGTCAACAAGTTCGAGAAACCAA tcgAGAGCTTGAACTCTGTGGCATGTGACCAGCTGTCTAAACTTGAGGAGAAGTATCCCATAATCACAAAACCAACTGATGAG GTATTGGAAGAAACCAAGATTGTTTACGACAAGAACCTGAAACCCTCCGTTGATAAAGTGATTGGTGCTGCCCAGTACACTGTCGACACTGTTAATGGTGTCAAGAAGTACGGGACAGAAAAGGTCGCCAGTGCCACACAATATGGTGTGGACACGGTCAACGGTGTAAAGGACTACACCACCACCAAGATTACTGATGTTGCCAATTATGGCATTGAGACCGTCAACCATGCCTTGGAGACACCCTATGGTCAAGTTGTCGCCCAGAAACTTGATACAGCACTCACCTTAGCTGAGCAGTACACCGACAAGTACCTTCCAGAAG ACGAGACTGAACCTGAAGCCAAGGGTGATGAACTGGCAAAGGAGACTGGTACTGAGAAAGCGAGCATTGCTCGTGTCACAACCCTGACCAACAAGGTCAGACAAAGGATGTTTACTAGGGCTATGAAGGACTTCCAGAACATGCAGACCAGGAGTAAAGTGACACTGGATAAATTGAACTTCACTGTAGATCTG atcCAGTACGCCAAGACCAACATCGACTCAGCCAACCAGAAAGTCCATGATGGCTTCTCCGGCGCCCAGCAGATGCTGAAGACCACGTGGGATGAGATCAACAAAGAAGAAGATGCTGACCAAGATACTGAGAACACTGAAGaaggcaagacacttaaccgcCGTGCCATTCTCGTCGCCCGCCACCTGACCATGAAATTGAAGACCGGATTTAATGCTGCCATGGAAACCACTCACAATCTTCCTGACGCTGCCAGAGAGCGACTTGGAGAGGCCCTGAAATATAGCGAAGAGTTGTACGAATCCTTCAAAAAG GTCGGACACGTTGATGAATTGTCTACCATGGTGCTTGACCAGGCCAAAGTGAAAGTGACCAACATACAGGAGACCATGGCTTACCTGACTGATGTTGCTGTTAACTCATGGGCACTCTCATGGTTG GTGCCCCAATTTGACCTTGACAAGATGCAGCTGGACCTGATGGATGATTACGTTGATGAGGAACGTATCTTTGGGAATGGGTCTCCCCCAATGTCACCGCCGACCAACATGGAAAATGAATAA
- the LOC135482804 gene encoding perilipin-2-like isoform X2, with the protein MYRRDLKKKEMETNVVCRVTNYPIVSSALGQVTGFYEKTKDSNRLLKYTLETGESCLKTVSSSALPVVNKFEKPIESLNSVACDQLSKLEEKYPIITKPTDEVLEETKIVYDKNLKPSVDKVIGAAQYTVDTVNGVKKYGTEKVASATQYGVDTVNGVKDYTTTKITDVANYGIETVNHALETPYGQVVAQKLDTALTLAEQYTDKYLPEDETEPEAKGDELAKETGTEKASIARVTTLTNKVRQRMFTRAMKDFQNMQTRSKVTLDKLNFTVDLIQYAKTNIDSANQKVHDGFSGAQQMLKTTWDEINKEEDADQDTENTEEGKTLNRRAILVARHLTMKLKTGFNAAMETTHNLPDAARERLGEALKYSEELYESFKKVGHVDELSTMVLDQAKVKVTNIQETMAYLTDVAVNSWALSWLGFKRVDFENGENGSETEMEDLTEKTDA; encoded by the exons ATGTATCGACGTGacttgaagaaaaaagaaatggaGACTAACGTTGTCTGTCGCGTGACAAACTACCCTATTGTTTCATCGGCTCTAGGCCAGGTCACAGGGTTTTACGAGAAGACGAAGGATTCAAACAGGCTCTTGAAATATACACTTGAGACTGGTGAATCCTGTCTAAAGACTGTATCCAGTTCTGCCCTTCCTGTGGTCAACAAGTTCGAGAAACCAA tcgAGAGCTTGAACTCTGTGGCATGTGACCAGCTGTCTAAACTTGAGGAGAAGTATCCCATAATCACAAAACCAACTGATGAG GTATTGGAAGAAACCAAGATTGTTTACGACAAGAACCTGAAACCCTCCGTTGATAAAGTGATTGGTGCTGCCCAGTACACTGTCGACACTGTTAATGGTGTCAAGAAGTACGGGACAGAAAAGGTCGCCAGTGCCACACAATATGGTGTGGACACGGTCAACGGTGTAAAGGACTACACCACCACCAAGATTACTGATGTTGCCAATTATGGCATTGAGACCGTCAACCATGCCTTGGAGACACCCTATGGTCAAGTTGTCGCCCAGAAACTTGATACAGCACTCACCTTAGCTGAGCAGTACACCGACAAGTACCTTCCAGAAG ACGAGACTGAACCTGAAGCCAAGGGTGATGAACTGGCAAAGGAGACTGGTACTGAGAAAGCGAGCATTGCTCGTGTCACAACCCTGACCAACAAGGTCAGACAAAGGATGTTTACTAGGGCTATGAAGGACTTCCAGAACATGCAGACCAGGAGTAAAGTGACACTGGATAAATTGAACTTCACTGTAGATCTG atcCAGTACGCCAAGACCAACATCGACTCAGCCAACCAGAAAGTCCATGATGGCTTCTCCGGCGCCCAGCAGATGCTGAAGACCACGTGGGATGAGATCAACAAAGAAGAAGATGCTGACCAAGATACTGAGAACACTGAAGaaggcaagacacttaaccgcCGTGCCATTCTCGTCGCCCGCCACCTGACCATGAAATTGAAGACCGGATTTAATGCTGCCATGGAAACCACTCACAATCTTCCTGACGCTGCCAGAGAGCGACTTGGAGAGGCCCTGAAATATAGCGAAGAGTTGTACGAATCCTTCAAAAAG GTCGGACACGTTGATGAATTGTCTACCATGGTGCTTGACCAGGCCAAAGTGAAAGTGACCAACATACAGGAGACCATGGCTTACCTGACTGATGTTGCTGTTAACTCATGGGCACTCTCATGGTTG GGCTTCAAAAGAGtcgattttgaaaatggcgaGAATGGAAGTGAGACGGAAATGGAAGACCTGACTGAGAAAACGGATGCATGA
- the LOC135483755 gene encoding nuclear receptor 2C2-associated protein-like — protein sequence MTTMSASIKEKISSTRVSSVLNRDVKQFGKKYLFDGDDETCWNSDQGSPQWIQVEFKVPVIIQELHLQFQGGFAGKDCIIEGAQSGEELTKLADFYPEDVNKTQIFSVEKETSVSLLRITFNNSTDFFGRITVYKLDIVGSSTS from the exons ATGACAACG ATGTCAGCCTCCATAAAAGAAAAAATTTCGTCAACGAG GGTAAGTTCTGTCCTCAACCGAGATGTGAAGCAGTTTGGCAAGAAATATCTgtttgatggtgatgatgagaCATGCTGGAACTCAGACCAG ggCTCACCTCAATGGATCCAAGTTGAATTCAAAGTTCCTGTCATAATTCAGGAGTTGCATCTTCAATTTCAAGGAGGTTTTGCTGGTAAAGATTGTATAATCGAAGGTGCTCAATCTGGTGAAGAATTGACGAAATTGGCCGATTTCTACCCCGAGGATGTGAATAAGACTCAA ATATTTTCAGTGGAGAAGGAAACGTCTGTATCTTTACTTAGGATAACATTTAATAATAGTACAGACTTTTTTGGTCGGATAACAGTCTACAAGTTGGATATTGTTGGGTCCTCGACAAGCTGA